The sequence TACTTACCTTCAGCTGTATAGATGACAAAACACACCTCTTTGACTGCTGCAAGTTCAGGAAAGATATCCTCATCCACCTCTATACCCTGCTCATCCGTGACTTTCAGTGCTGCATTTTCTGGTATGAGAAACTTCTGCTGCACTGAAGTAAAATCATCACTTAGTTAATAACAACATTATCATTTCTTCTTTAATGACTTAGTACAAACCATAACTTACCTGCTCTCACAAAATCTGTGAAGCTGACTTCTTCCAATTTTGCAtatttctttgtctctctgtgttttacttttatcaACATCTTGGCCACCTACGGAAAAAAATACCTTTACTACTATGAAACACAACACAAGAAGAAGAGGTTGTTTATGGTAACTCTATGTAAACTGTGTATAACTTAATCAACGAACACTGTCTTACATTGAGTTAGCCTGTCCACACTAAATATTGCTTAAAATCTATTTAGCTAGGCTGGTTTAGCAGACAATGTGACtggatgtttgctgtgtccttgtctttacaGTTCTGGAGACAGGGTTGTGTGCATGTCTCAGTGTGCAGCAGGACTAACTAACTGATGTTAATGGTACCTCAACATCTCATCAGTGCAGGCTGCACCTCTCTTTGGTTAAATACGGGCATTACCATGAGTCTAAACAGAATATTACTGTAGTTAGCTAACGTTAAATTAAACGTTGGTGTTAAAAttaagaaatagaaataaacGTTTTCATTGACAACGTGAAATGTGTATCTTAAAATACAGTAAGATAAGTAAGTTAGCTAACTTTTGACTAGCATTAGCCTAGCTGCTATCTCCAAATCAGCATAACATACAGAAAACACATGTAGTGCTAGTTAGttaactttatattttacttgtgCATCCATGTaactgaatatatatatataaataacatcaCTACACTCACAGAAAATTCCAaagtaaataaagtatttttacCTCCTACATGTCGGAGTCCAAGAAAGAAACACAGATAGGCGCTGTAACGGTCGACAGACAAACAACACCAGCAATGTGTTGAATTAGACTCCTTAGCACCCAGTGAATGAACACCTAAATATTACACCGCTTTAGagtactccccaacactgactgtAGTATAAGGTGAAAAATAAACTCCCGGAATGTAACTCTTGCGCACTTTTATGCCTAACTCCAGAATATTTAACTCCAGTGATTTGCTGTGTGTAATAAACTCTCTATTtctctaaatttaaaaaaatttattgagttaaaatctatatttataattttaataaatgacaaactaaaaaggcatgaacatttttttgtatcgaaaaaatatcaaaccgtgacaccaaagtatcgaatcGAACCATACCGAGAATTTtttgtatcgttgcacccctattaattatagttacaagttacttcttcaaaaaagtaactgagttaataactgagttacaatattctaaaagtaattaattacttgaaaagtaactattgtgttTGGTGACACAatacttttgtcttttatttctgtatGGGATATATAGATATGTCAAGATTTTGGCACGATAAAGTTGGGCTCACATCATTACACATCTGAAGTAAAAATCAatcatttgtttgtgttgtgaaGAACAAGATGAGGAGACCAGGATTGCCACCAGGAGATTTACACCCCAGAAAATATTCTGTATGAGAACCATTTTGTTGTCCTTTGTGCTATTTGAATCACATTGTTGtagaattgtgctatacaaataaacttgccttgccttgcctatttGTTAAAGAGGCATAATCTAATGATTgcacagtttatttttctctttttgctctCAGTGACTATCAAGACTGACTCAATTTACTGTGAACTTTTGAAGGGACCCGCTCAGCCAGAACTGGAGGTCAGCGAGTCAGAAGGACCCCCACGTCTAGCGCGCCCTCCACGCCGCCCACGTCTAGCGCGTCCACGTCAGCGACCGGCGCTTCATAGGCCATGTGCCACTCCTCGATATTGCTCACCGGAGCCGCGCTGTTGCCGTCGGACCCGGGGCAATCCGCCGGAGGAGCAgcgccgccgccaccggacctGTGGCAGGCCATCGGAGCAGCAGCGTCGCCGCCGCCACTGGACCCGGGGCCCGCCGCCGGAGGAGCAGCAGCGCCGCCATTGGACTCGAGGTAGGCCTCCTGAACTCTTTTGTTGTAATGATGGGCCGCCTGAGACTGTTTTgtggcatttttcttttttgctccgCTGCGGGATGCGCAGTCGGACTTTGGGACTGTGACCTTGGGGGGGGTTGTTCTTTTGTGGTTTTTGCTTGTTTCGGTTCTggcccgccgcccgccctgggttggttGTACTGTactttttggtttgtgtttatgttttaggGTCGTCAGGAGCCGACccttagggggggggggggggggggggggtggtactgtcagggtcctgggactgggcgacccaggacCCCTGGGCAGTCATGAACCTGttatattattatgtatttttggtgttgCTCCCCCTTCTTCTCTATGCTTGTACATGTGTTTGGGTGGCTGTGTGTCGGAGCACTCGTTTATAGGCGCcgtcaggcctggtgggtgtggccctgctaggggactggccacacccgaagccacacacctgctgctgatcaggcctcgtcgggAGAGCTACTtaagagtcttggagctcccaccggtGCGGGATCATTGCTTGAGACTCTACGTTagtcacccagtttaggtttcgtCGTTAAGTGCATGCCTGCCATTGTTTAGTGTCCTGACAGCTGCCGCTATTGTTTCCCGCAGGAGGAGCGTGGAAGGCCTGaagagcagcgagcaccgggaGTGCAGAcacgggagcagagagcactaggaggacacgacacgggagtctggggaaaacatggggacttattgttgttttgtaccacacactgtaaataaacgcactgttcgCACACAGAGCACCACGCCCGAGTCCTCCTTCCCTACAACCTCCATGGTCTGCCATGCCAAACCGTGACAATTTCttggtatattttatatatattttaaatgaaatgaactttttatttacttaaattaaaaatactaacattatttctaaaaaaataaaatattatgcgATGCATCTGtaacacacccaaagaaagaTTGTAGGTCTGACGGCCAACCGTCTCTGTCGTGGGCAAAAAGatgacagtcaataaaattctaaaagataatttgacaaaaaaatatatcaagagataaaagataaaacagtccagtgtcccatttatgaattatataaaaaacacacaatcccaaggccagagccagctatgccacaTGGCCAGTTGCACTCCACGTGTTGCCTGTAACAGGGTTAGAAGTTGTCCTtggagacccaccaccctgcaagcaTATAGCCAGTGGTCACTCCAGCCTCTGCAACTCTGCTAcctttaggctgtggcatataataggccctggcctgcacagagagacaaaacgacacTTTCAATATAGAATTCATAGCACAAAATCCAGCCATCCCAAACATATctgatttcatcacattacatacctgcacagagagCCAAAAcgacacagcagtgtttgtagtgtgggctataagtagaccagtgtatcagtgaaatcaagtacacctgcctctaattagtccaaccccattccagccattggctcaccaaaaatgtgacacacacacacacacacaaaaccactcccaacccagtgcaacttcacacaataatatggagctgaattaacacaggcacattagtctACCATGTTACACATCCACAAcacatttatgcatttttacACAAATACCAGTTCAAATGTTAAATTGTGGCTCAGAACCACTTCAAGAGATAGACCAGTTTATTTACAATTGTCAAAAAGTCTTTAAGTGCTGTATGAAAGTGTGTTAGTAAATATGAACATGCTCAGAGTAGAAGAGTTCTATACCGATGCATTTATCTGCTGAATTTACGCATAATAGGCTGCTTCTCCTCAGTAAAAAGGCCTGCATATGTTTTTTTATCAATATGAATTTTGTGCTTAAAAACTGCTCCAAAAATTGTTCTTTTCTTCATAAAGTCTGTTcaaattataatataatgttGGAATTCActaaatggttgtttgtttttatttccttttttaattgGGTTATTGTTGgggttctttttttatataggtGTTCAAGCATTTGAAGCATCAGAGGTAAATTGGGCTTCACTGGTACTGATAAAGCCCTGTGGCATTTTGTGCTGAAGTATGGAAATAGAATTAGTGGAATTTAAAATTGATGATTTCCAATCTATCCTCATCTATCATTGGTTTTGGAGGGTGGGGGTGACATCATACATCATGTAATCTGCAGGATCTGGTGATATGTTATCACAGAATTGATAACATATCATTGATGACATCCAGTGTGATTGGATAAGGGAGCTGCCAAGTTAAAACTTCCTGTTGTTGTGAGACTTAAAATGAGAAAGCACTGTTGTGTAGTTAACCCAAACCTGTTTGGGTTTagatgtcacggttctgggtcagtttccACCCAGTATTTTGatgttattatgttttggttaacttttgcatcagggattgctttcttgttctcttgttgtgtgatgattatgatgtttattattagagtttcatgtttctgtttgtgtttaggaTTTGTTCTTCGGTTGGGTCTGCTTAGTATATGTctagttccatgtgtcattttctgtctgtctctcaatgTCGAGTCTGTGTCTTACTGTGAtggtttcttgttcctgttttattgtgaaggtctgcgtctcatgtgagtgtgttcagttttacctcgcGTCTCGGTAAtgactcccagctgtgtctcccacctgtgtgtaatctccctgtgattctctgagtgtatttaaggcGTGTCTTCTGTGTTTGTACTTGCTGGAccgtctgtgtttccaccctgcttcatctgtgtgtttccctgcagTCAACCATCATCTGGTTCCGCCCGCTCTCATTCATGTCCATGTCCAGGTTCGTGTTCTGTAGTtagtttgttcccagtttagtttagtcatTGCTCCGTTCGCCGTTTgtccatttcctttttgtgtttaataaaccacCCTCACACCTGTACAAgtgcctgcgtttggatcctcctttattttccacactgctcatctcactcgccgtgacattAGAAGGGTTAtaccagtttcttttttttacaactgTTAAACACGGTtaacattttcagcattttttcagcataTCTTCAGCTACATCTTGAAACGTTTtgtaatttaatatttcttaaatATGTCTTCACAGAATGCTTCAATCAAACTAACACATTTTATTATAGGTGGTTTTGACACAGTCAAAAGGCCTGTAGCAGTTGGTGTGGTTATGCTGATAATCTATTTACTAGCTGTTTTTGCAAGTTTGGTCAATATCATCTTCATTGTTTCTGACAAGCAGTTACACAAACCAATGTATCTTCTGATTTGCAATCTTGCTGTTGTTGACCTACTTTATACCTCTAGTGCCACTCCAACAATGATCAGGGTTCTGCTTGCTGGTGTTAATACCATATCATATGTGGAGTGTATAATTCAAATGTATGTTTACCAGGTGGGAGCAACAATGGAGATGTTGTCTTTAACAATTATGGCATTTGATCGGTTAATTGCTATAATCTATCCTCTTCAGTATCATAGTTATTTAACAATTACACGTACACTAGTATTTACATACATTCTGTGGATTGTTGCCTGTAGTTTGGTGCTTTTTACACTTGTAACAGCTACACCGCTCCCTCACTGCAATTCAAGGCTTAGGTACACTTTCTGTGACTATGCTGCAGTTATGCGAACCACTTGTGTTAACCCAGAGAAATATTTCAACCAAGTTGCCATTATAtcattttttgtgtcatttttcacaTTCACTTTCATTTGTCTTTCATATTGTGGGATCttgttttttgtgaaaaaaatatcaaataatgacaaaaagaaGATGGGAAGCACTCTTGTGAGTCACCTGATTTGTGTATCATGTTTATACTGTCCtctgtttgtcattgttatctTGACCAGATTTGGTGTGGTGTTAACTCTTGAAGAACGCCAGGGATCGTTAATTGGCACCATCCTCGGCCCATCTCTTGTAAATCCTTTTGTGTATTGTCTCAGGACAAAGGAAATTAAAAGTAAGATTATTAAGATATTCAGGAAGATTAACAGAGCTGGTTAGAGCCTTGTGAACTGTGAATACACTTACGTACTGGCCACAaataccttacaatatgaagtgccttgaggcgactgttattgtgatttggcgctatataaataaaacataattgcattgaaatattaaaatattcatatatgGACTTTCTAAATCTTGTTTGGTgatttgtgaacttttaaaCGCTATTTAGGTGAGAAGTcacatttaatgcaaaaatgttgaAGATAACTTTCTTACACAGTTAAATTCTGAAACACAAAATGTTCCAATTCACTCTGGGACTTTCtgagtttttattaaaattcaGAGACCACAAGTTTACAATTTAATTACTGAACTAACATCTTCTCTCATTGATTCTTTGACAGTTTCTTTAGTGattatttatagtttttgtGAGCAACACTGTGTAACAATAACAATTAAGtaattgctttattttgaaacaaaataacaaaattaatgttttaatgttgtctGAGCAGACTTTTATGACCCTaagaatatttatttcctttgtgAAAACAgttgaggtcattaaaaaattaAGCAACTGCTAAGAAGTCAAAGGTCACATCAAGAGAGTAAGAGGATCTTTTTGTTGAATCAACTACTAAAATAGCAAACTTCAGATGGGATAGGAACGGACCGTGAAAAGAAAGATGTCTAAATctaaaaattagatttttttctataaactaaaaacattttcatcttaTATATGAGAAGTTTTTTGGGCTACAACCCACATACTGAAGTGTGCTGCTAACTCACAAATGGATATATTATATGAAATATTAGTGCTGACTGTATTTGTCAGTTAACACTTTGAAACATTCTCATTAAGCTGCAACCTGAATGTATCCTATGTTGTGACAAGAAATGTTTTGCAGGGCAAATACTGTCCATGACATTATCATTATAATTATTACTAACACAAGAAGAGTGATAAATGCATCTCCCCTGACCtgatatttctttttcaaagataTTTTACAATTTGAATCATATTTTTTGGTTATTTCATAAAAAGATGGAAAACATGATGATGATAATTGAAAAACTTaaatctttgggtttttgttttttttttgtttgtttttttattcaccTCCAGCCATTTgcagtttgtattttttggGAGGGCTGCATAACAGTACACCTATGGTGGGTAAAATtgcaaattaaattgaaaatataTGATAGCAAACTCCAAATGGCAAAACTGGACTAAAATCACTCAAACTAATTTCATACACTGgttttaaatccttttttaaTGATATTTGGCCCAGTTGTATGACAACTGTATCCTCTGAAGCTTCTCTCTATGAGATTCATGAGACAgccacctgaaatggttttctaaTAGTCTTCAAGGACTTCCCAGGGgagctgagcacttgttggcccttttgccttTGCTCTGCAATACGTCTCATCCCAAACCACCTCAGTTGGGTTTAGGGCAGGTGACGGTGGAGTCCAGGCCATCTGGTGCAGagctccatcactctccttatTGCTCAAATAGTCCTTATACAGCctaggtgtgtttggggtcactgtcctgttgaaaaataaatgatggtccaactaaaTGCAAACCAGATAGGAAGGCATgtgaccaatgttccctctaatttctcatgtgtctgagcgaacgcacaaactccctgagcgatcccttggaccactgtgagcaacagcagacttGTGCactggtcacgccagcatcgaatccatccaagttacatggtttattaaaataatcaaattacagcatttacatttatgttagactacttttaattaactgctttagcccacttacaatgaaaagttaaaaaaatcttgttcatgacctgtgtagtatgttaacactattggaagtaaaaataacttgaactccaattttgaaaacaaaactttctttctttctctctttttatttttttatttttttattattttatataaagctctgacttgtatcatgagtctgtggtctgggagagagtcctgtaactctgtctgcaaaatacagaatacactgaacaaaaatgtaaacgcaacacttttgtttttgctcccattccccatgggatggacgtagagacctaaaattcattccagatacacaatataaccatccctcccaaacagtggtcacaaatcagtccaaatgtgtggtagtgggcacatctgctatattgagataatccatcccacctcacaggtgtgccacatcaggatgctcttctgacatcatgagtagtgcacaggtgtacctcagactgcccacaacaaaaggccaccctggaatgtgcagttttgtctcacagcaaaatgccacagatgccacaagcaatgagggagcgtgcaattggcatgctgacagcaggaatgtcaaccagatctgtcgcccgtgcattgaatgttcatttctcaaccataagccgtctccacaggcgtttcagagaatgtggcagcacatccaaccggcctcacaaccgcagacctcgtgtaaccacaccagcccaggacctccacatccagcaggttcacctccaagatcgtctgagaccagccacccagacagctgctggaacaattggtttgcacaaccaaacaatttctgcacaaactgtcagaaaccgtctcagggacgctcaactgcatgcccgtcgtcctcattggggtcttgacctgactccagctcgtcgccgtaacagacttgtgtgggcaaatgctcacattcgatggcgtctggcacgttggagaggtgtgcgcttcacggatgaatcatggttcacattgttcagggcagatggcagctgagaatgtcccagttcttgcatggccagcatactcaccggacatgtcacccattgagcatgttcgggatgtgcttgaccggcgtatacgacagcgtgtaccagttcccacgaatatccaacaacctcgcacagccattgaagtggagtggaccaacattccacaggccacaattgacaatctgatagactccatgcgacgatgtgttgcactgcatgaggcaaatggtggtcacaccagatactgaccggttctgggtccccagacccccaatagcgcaaaaaactgcacattccagggtggccttttgttgtgggcagtctgaggtacacctgtgcactactcatgatgtcagatcagcatcctgatgtggcacacctgtgaggtgggatggattatctcaatatagcagatgtgcccactaccacacatttggactgatttgtgaccactgtttgggagggatggttatattgtgtatctggaatgaattttaggtctctacgtccatcccatggggaatgggagcaaaaacaaaagtgttgcgtttatatttttgttcagtgtataatgaccaatgttgggccattaattatatagttacttcttcaaaaaagtaactgaattATGCAAACAACAATGTTTTTTGCAGCTCTTTACCTAAAcgtgcagccaaggcgtttttttaaataaacatttcaaactatttgcagaacaatcaggtgttctgcatcagatttgatgccacacaaattatttgtgccactccaaaaaaatcatttctgtccactatgaggtaaaggagaacaacagcctgatacctgcaggcctgacagcaggagatgtatcactcctgtaacatgttgccatatcatcttttgattggtcgacatggtacatttttcgaccaataggaaCGGGCggagttttttttagttttggttttgctcacaggcggagattTCTTTcaagcgttttccttataaaacggtgtttttaccgtttcttcccacGATattattcaggaagaaaaccaaacattgcatatatttttatcataactgtCAAAATCTGGTAGTAGGAACTCAAGCGCAGAGTGGTTAGATGTCTccaaaacagtttatttacagcaccATTGCACGATATATTCAGTGAGGGGAAACCCAAACTCCAGGGAATCACACCCGCTCACGTCTTCTTGCCCAAACTCACACACGTTCACACAACTGGGAGGTCACAGGTCCGGGGAGGAAAGTCTGTCGCAGAAGAGAGGGAAGTCACACACAAATCACGAGTCACATGTTCACAAGAGCTGAGAGAAACACTAACGTCTGTAGcacaatcatccagcgacgagaggatctgtgttccagcctcaaatagtgctcATGGGTGATGACAGCTGATTGTTGacaggtgtgtgggccaagggcaggagcccacagtgagctccgcccaggcagagagagagacaaacaacACATGTAACTCTGGtgttacgtggcctatcaacccaatttaaaaactggtataaagtccacactttttccatcaattgttccgtctgtcctcctcacatctccaatggttaaacacgttgtcattaacgtggcttcactccacatcagccacgccgctttgctagctaaaataccgatgtcggcacataaggacgctgtcatagcctgtcaaccacgTTGGTTAGCTgcatatacgaatgtgaattgCATCATTGGATGGACTACGGGATAAGGTGGCattgttctaatcccatacaggAGCAGCCAGACACttactaacactgcaaaacagaatttttaaagttttaattttaatttcaattcaggtttgatttttttttttttttttgtgcacaacgcagattttctgtgcgcagagaccgtgccagcagtacGCAATTGCTcacgtgcgcagcttagagggaacattgcatGTGACTACAGGATGCAGTGGTGTCCCTGCTTGTTCGGTGtgcatatttctcctatattggcttcCTTTCACGGACTCCCtattaaatccagaatttaacTTCTATTCTAATCCTCTTCTAATCCTattcctcacatacaaggtatTAAATAATCAGTCCCCATCTTATCTTGATGACCTtatatagtaccatatcaccccattagagcacttcactctggcactgcaggcttacttgttgttctagagtatttaaaagtagaatgggaggtagagccttcagtttccaggcccctcttctatggaaccagcttccagtttggtttTGGgaaacagacactatctctactgttaaaatgatgtttttccttcccactgtcaccaaagtgcttacTCATAGATTTACCCCGTGGGCTGTATCAGCGTGTGAAGGGCCTGGGAGATGACCGCTTGTCCTTGCAGCATGGAGTTCAAGCAGGAGCTCCCCCAATTCTCTCAAATGCTAGTTGTCTCTCTTTGCCAATTTAGGAAagtcctttattttctttaaaagaccATGTTCAATGACTCCTGGTACACCAAAATACTCCTCGGGTTTCTGCTACACCATCTGAAGCCTGGAGTATTATTGTTTACGTATGCAGCCCTGAATCTCTTGGCCTGTGCAGCTGATTGTGGCCCTAGCCATTTGGAAAGCAAGTCTAGCTCTTCTTGAGGCATTACTTCAAAATCTTGAATTGCACTTAGAAAGGAAGCCTTCCAAGCCCAGTAGTTTTCTGGTCAATCATCAAATCTCAGAATGCCAGAGCTGATCATCTCCTTTCATTTCAGATATTTTGTTAGATCAGAAGTGTCAGGATGACTACCCCTTACAGGTGTGGGTGTCCATACCTTGGACTGAGGATGGTGAAATGGATCAATATTTGCTGGCTGTCCTCCATAGCTCCAGTTGCAAAACTCTCTCTTTGAGCTCAAAGCATAGGAAACTGGCAAAGGTATGAACTCTTGGTTGTTGTTTATACTGGCCTGACAGATACTTGGTTCTTTGCAAGCTTTTGGTGTTGCATTGATGGTCGTGGCTGACTGTGGCACCAGAGACGATGGGAGAACTGGACAATTAACTCGTGGAGTCTGCAGATCGTCTCTGAATTCTAATTGTTGCCGCACATACTCTTGCACTCGTTCTATTAGGTTGTTTGCTGCATGTTGTCTTGCTGGGGCTGTTGTGGATGCTCACTTTCTTGCTTAGATGCTTCCCAAGCTTGAGCATCAGCtagtgctgctgcagctgctttctGTGATTTGAGTATATGTAGCTCTGCATCCAGATCTGCTTTCTTTTTAAGCTGTTTTGCCTGTTGTTTTAGGATGTTAGCTTCATGCTTGGTAAATTAGACCTGGGTACGGGCAGCTTCTGCTTTTACGAgaattatgcttttttttttttgtttgctattCTGTCCTCCGTGTACATTGATGTCCAGTTTGGCAGCTAGATACACAGTTCTTCGAAAGGACAGCCTAACACGTCACTGCAGGGTTTCCCTATGTCACAatacggctgtgtgcaggcaagagtaggacccaaatgcaaactCGCAGAGACAAAAAGTAAactaaaaaaacacagctttattgctggagtggaagagaaacaaagaatgaAACTAAACTGAGAAAACCAATACTAAATCATACATGGAAACACAGGGAGACTAACACAGCTAAGATGGAGGAcgcaacactgacaaagagaaacaaagggcttaaatacacagagggataatgaGGGGGAAGGCACAGTAGACACAATATGAACATAACAACGCCACAGGGGAAgagtaaaacaaaatgcaggaacacaggacctctttcaaaataaaatgggaaatatAATGAAACGCAAACATGACAACAtaagaaacacagacatgaaacacaagaggacaagggagacttaacaggGGTTGGCTACACAAGGGGGaatttaataaacaaatgaacttagataacctaatgaacaaaataaactcaaaattaaaacgctgggtcaaaagacccaggatcatgacacccTAATGAAAGCACTTTAAActacaaacat comes from Astatotilapia calliptera chromosome 14, fAstCal1.2, whole genome shotgun sequence and encodes:
- the LOC113036538 gene encoding olfactory receptor 2AT4-like, with the translated sequence MSSQNASIKLTHFIIGGFDTVKRPVAVGVVMLIIYLLAVFASLVNIIFIVSDKQLHKPMYLLICNLAVVDLLYTSSATPTMIRVLLAGVNTISYVECIIQMYVYQVGATMEMLSLTIMAFDRLIAIIYPLQYHSYLTITRTLVFTYILWIVACSLVLFTLVTATPLPHCNSRLRYTFCDYAAVMRTTCVNPEKYFNQVAIISFFVSFFTFTFICLSYCGILFFVKKISNNDKKKMGSTLVSHLICVSCLYCPLFVIVILTRFGVVLTLEERQGSLIGTILGPSLVNPFVYCLRTKEIKSKIIKIFRKINRAG